From the genome of Ciona intestinalis unplaced genomic scaffold, KH HT000062.2, whole genome shotgun sequence, one region includes:
- the LOC100183600 gene encoding mucin-5AC-like — protein sequence MYSFVFKLICVSVICFNSVQGCHYGEYKTPGRKKRSTDVALYDSTSLIIWFTNCMKRTSAASTNDWYSATAWTIADSNWFFYTENKHCKDSSTNTQETECWISKVNSFFHDPVATTVKTCIYEYQRETAKSGVAPATLVLKSGGRKRRQSGVTPTFLPTSPPVCPVVNSTNYENGLALQVPPDSRTDLPPNENFDLYSVSQFLRNNTSCSECETYRPRNVPASECWAQHFSQQTRDLSTVKFPVQRVNARYADGGDIVGACRGNFFWTKWYNTDDPDSDDGDKELLRTVLLRQRTMVCETPTGIQARVVQGDLPYGKANQNIQISPNLGLICYNNEQTDGRCKDYRVRYCCSPGVGRCPLRYGWSPFFDHSNTSAYGDSEVLEQLRVSYPGRICETPVAIGAETTAGKPYQSSGNKVKISPTFGLQCRNSDQINIRCNDFKVRFCCSDVVGSCPQSTHQWSQWFDDGTTAAGDDETLVRIRQSNPGLCSNPTAIQAQVNHTSMPYVTGGNRLRVEPQFGLACRNDLQNSGSLCSNYKVRFCCGPTVITTTETTTTTTTTTTTTQEATTATREATTATSAAISSLVSTLRRYFLMLYNYLRNLAK from the exons ATGTACAGCTTTGTATTCAAGCTTATATGTGTTTCGGTTATCTGCTTCAACTCCGTTCAAG GTTGCCATTATGGGGAATACAAAACACCTGGTCGAAAGAAGCGATCGACAGATGTAGCATTATATGATTCAACGAGTCTTATAATATGGTTTACCAACTGCATGAAGCGAACGAGTGCGGCAAGTACAAACGATTGGTACAGCGCAACAGCATGGACGATAGCTGATTCGAACTGGTTCTTTTACACAGAGAACAAACACTGCAAAga TTCAAGCACCAATACCCAAGAAACCGAGTGCTGGATCAGCAAAGTAAATAGTTTCTTCCACGACCCAGTTGCAACAACAGTCAAAACTTGTATCTATGAATATCAAAGAGAAACTGCAAAGTCAG GTGTAGCTCCAGCGACTCTGGTATTGAAATCAGGCGGTCGCAAACGTCGTCAATCAGGTGTTACACCGACATTTCTTCCCACATCGCCCCCTGTATGTCCCGTGGTTAACTCCACCAACTACGAGAATGGTCTCGCATTGCAAGTTCCACCCGACAGTCGAACCGATCTCCCACCAAACGAGAACTTTGATCTTTACTCGGTCTCTCAGTTTCTAAGAAACAACACTTCATGCTC CGAGTGCGAGACATACCGACCACGGAATGTACCTGCGTCAGAATGTTGGGCTCAACATTTCTCACAACAAACACGTGACCTCTCTACTGTTAAATTCCCGGTCCAACGAGTGAATGCACGTTACGCTGATG GCGGTGATATTGTTGGTGCGTGTCGTGGCAACTTCTTCTGGACCAAATGGTATAACACTGACGATCCCGACAGCGACGATGGAGACAAGGAGTTATTACGGACAGTTCTACTTCGGCAGCGAACCATGGTTTGTGAAACACCAACAGGGATTCAAGCCAGAGTTGTGCAAG GTGATCTGCCGTATGGAAAAGCGAAccagaacattcaaataagtCCAAACCTTGGATTAATTTGTTACAACAACGAACAAACCGATGGAAGATGCAAAGATTATCGTGTACGGTACTGTTGCTCAC CTGGTGTCGGCCGATGCCCTCTAAGATACGGATGGTCTCCTTTCTTTGATCATTCAAACACAAGTGCTTATGGAGACAGTGAGGTGCTTGAGCAGCTACGCGTTTCATATCCTGGTAGAATATGTGAAACACCTGTGGCTATTGGAGCTGAAACAACAGCAGGGAAACCTTACCAATCATCGGGCAACAAAGTCAAAATCTCGCCAACGTTTGGCCTTCAATGCAGAAACAGCGATCAAATAAATATCCGTTGCAACGATTTCAAAGTCCGGTTTTGTTGCTCAG ACGTTGTTGGAAGTTGCCCTCAATCAACTCATCAATGGTCGCAATGGTTTGATGATGGGACTACTGCTGCAGGTGACGACGAAACACTTGTGCGTATTCGGCAAAGCAACCCGGGTTTATGTTCGAACCCGACAGCCATACAAGCACAAGTCAACCACACCAGTATGCCTTATGTAACAGGGGGCAACAGACTTCGTGTGGAACCACAGTTCGGTCTTGCATGCAGGAATGATTTACAAAACTCCGGGAGTCTCTGCTCAAACTATAAAGTTCGGTTTTGTTGCGGTCCGactgttataacgaccactgaaacaacaacaacaacaacaacaacaacaacaacaacccaaGAAGCCACAACAGCGACCCGAGAAGCCACAACAGCAACCTCAGCCGCCATTAGCTCACTGGTCAGCACACTAAGAAGATATTTCCTTATGCTGTACAACTACCTGCGAAACTTGGCAAAGTAA
- the LOC100179746 gene encoding acyloxyacyl hydrolase-like, translating into MHRLLLCSIVVVLVLLQHNVVLGDANGGSTCAACSLIVGLVEQLAQVHSTDVITAAEQYLCNNLPSPLDSTCTVLLDRFGPSLIDAAYHKQTPDIICHNIGLCTQEPGTNFCHLFPLPDGFNGNYKSRPYPPLLLTKEVRSIDDYPMCDLPGVKDICEHINRFADGHLPLQDSDLDKYSIDPTLRGSHWRGKDCDDTRSDVYPGRRPINMDITYDSNCNGIYGADPQTGRPYEELYCANTNPKGVVILGDSAAAHFHLPPEYFMAEVLNKDTFKDVLMLLTDEFDWPELSAITAFTSNEWPESIDGPVDSIYMKLYDRNRCIHRDFQNIGVNGARSGSMTDIVKSLARNATQDYPLFIVLALVGNDVCNGHPDTIDHMTTPEDYRSNMMTTLRYLDNNIPKGSNVMLVGLADGRVLWDTLHDRMHPIGQLNKDVSYKNLYDYLNCLEVSPCTGWMNSNETLRNLTSQRAHNLSIQAKNIVDTEHFQNFTMAYMDYDVRGFMDMWEDMGGQDWEVIEPVDGFHPSQTGQSLTAQYMYDLLTTNFPDAIGKVNENNDKIIAQFGGQGGY; encoded by the exons ATGCACCGCCTGTTGTTGTGCAGCATTGTTGTTGTCTTAGTGTTGTTACAACATAACGTTGTATTAGGTGATGCAAACGGTGGATCAACGTGCGCAG CATGTTCGTTGATTGTTGGTTTGGTCGAACAACTCGCTCAAGTTCATTCCACCGATGTTATAACAGCGGCTGAGCAATATCTTTGCAACAACTTGCCGTCTCCACTTGATTCAACATGCACAGTTTTATTGGATAGATTTGGCCCATCACTTATTGATGCTGCTTACCACAAACAAACACCCGATATCATTTGTCATAAT ATCGGGCTTTGCACTCAAGAACCAGGCACCAACTTCTGCCATTTGTTTCCATTGCCCGATGGCTTTAATGGTAATTACAAGTCACGACCATATCCGCCTTTACTTTTAACGAAGGAAGTTCGATCTATAGATGATTATCCTATGTGTGATCTACCAGGAGTGAAAGATATTTGTGAACACATTAACCG ATTCGCGGACGGCCATCTTCCCTTACAAGATAGCGACCTCGACAAGTATAGCATTGATCCAACATTGAGAGGATCTCATTGGAGGGGAAAAGATTGTGACGACACAAGGAGTGACGTGTACCCAGGAAGACGTCCAATCAACATGGATATTACTTACGATTCTAATTGCAACggaatatat GGTGCCGATCCACAAACTGGCCGTCCATACGAAGAGCTGTATTGCGCAAACACAAATCCAAAAGGTGTTGTGATATTAGGCGATTCAGCAGCCGCACATTTCCATTTGCCACCTGAGTATTTTATGGCAGAAGTCTTAAACAAG GATACCTTCAAAGATGTTCTGATGTTGTTGACTGATGAGTTCGATTGGCCGGAACTATCAGCAATCACAG cCTTCACTTCAAATGAGTGGCCAGAATCCATCGACGGTCCAGTTGATTCCATCTACATGAAGTTATACGACAGGAATAGATGCATTCACAGAGATTTCCAAAATATCGGTGTAAATGGCGCGCGGTCGGGTTCGATGACAGACATCGTAAAAAGCTTGGCTCGTAACGCTACTCAAGATTACCCGCTATTCATTGTACTGGCACTAGTTGGAAATGACGTTTGCAATGG ACACCCAGATACAATCGATCACATGACCACACCCGAAGATTACCGAAGCAACATGATGACCACTTTACGCTATTTGGACAACAATATTCCTAAAGGCAGCAACGTTATGCTTGTTGGTTTGGCGGACGGCCGTGTATTGTGGGATACTTTACACGACAG AATGCATCCAATCGGTCAATTAAATAAGGATGTGTCGTACAAGAACTTATACgattatttaaactgtttggAAGTATCGCCTTGTACTGGTTGGATGAACAGCAACGAAACATTGCGCAACTTAACTTCACAG AGAGCGCATAACTTAAGTATTCAAGCAAAGAACATCGTGGACACCGAACATTTCCAAAACTTTACCATGGCTTATATGGATTACGATGTTCGTGGAT TCATGGACATGTGGGAAGACATGGGTGGACAGGATTGGGAAGTCATTGAACCGGTTGATGGGTTTCATCCAAGTCAAACCGGACAATCGTTAACCGCACAATACATGTACGACTTGCTCACTACTAACTTTCCGGATGCTATCGGCAAAGTCAACGAGAACAATGATAAAATAATCGCCCAGTTCGGTGGTCAGGGGGGGTATTAA
- the LOC100185965 gene encoding uncharacterized protein LOC100185965, producing MKFISNIGMCLGLMVIISCWLTIIQACHYAEYLDRRKRSTTTTNSSSDSFDSNRLIYWFTVCMQNRSSLGSYDWGSVAEWTVTDSNWFLYTENSNCKDTEGVEETECWINRVSSFIDDPVASTLRSCIYEYSSYKYSSRNGSVSRKKRQTIPSPILPSMPPCPNVVRRLYRMALLEEIPRKKRRQTSMGVPEVPDFDIDAVSSFVENYTTCSECSRYNEGEAAAQCWTNRFDQLTKDNSVLKEAIQRVNARFAGGGSRVGVCRGNVFWTQWYNSDSPGHGSLGGDSETLAHVLSSYRTRVCRIPTGIQARIASNDLPYGRANQTLLITPLTGLICLNKDQDNGQCRDYKVRYCCSDAVGLCPLRHGWTQFFDNDDPRGFGDFELLSRIKRQNPGRVCSTPVAISARLLDGKPYQEGGNILQLSPSIGLSCFNFQQGRRNRCKDYQVRFCCSDTVGFCPNRRMWTRWFDTRNSEGDLEHIDRIRQTRPSFCPNPMAVRAQVSNTHRSFYTGGDQVRLLPNVGLICRNSEQRNNKSCSNYRVKFCCSTNLIEVTLAPGTTTTTTTTTTTTTTTTTTAVPTTTREWRWWWNRPNNARTRG from the exons ATGAAGTTCATAAGTAACATTGGAATGTGTTTAGGGTTAATGGTGATTATATCATGCTGGCTCACTATAATACAAG ctTGTCATTATGCGGAGTATCTGGATAGAAGGAAACGAAGCACAACAACAACTAATAGTTCAAGTGATTCGTTTGATAGCAACCGGTTAATTTATTGGTTCACTGTTTGCATGCAAAATAGAAGTAGTTTGGGTTCGTACGATTGGGGAAGTGTAGCCGAATGGACGGTTACAGACTCGAACTGGTTTTTATACACTGAAAACAGTAACTGCAAAGA CACCGAAGGCGTCGAAGAAACGGAATGTTGGATCAATCGAGTTTCTTCTTTCATCGACGACCCGGTCGCTTCTACATTAAGATCTTGCATTTATGAATATTCATCGTATAAATATTCAAGCAGAA ATGGTTCTGTTTCCCGTAAGAAAAGGCAGACAATACCATCGCCTATTCTTCCCAGTATGCCACCTTGCCCCAATGTAGTTAGAAGGTTATATCGCATGGCGTTGTTGGAAGAAATACCAAGGAAAAAAAGAAGACAAACATCCATGGGTGTGCCCGAGGTGCCTGACTTTGACATCGATGCAGTCTCAAGTTTTGTCGAAAACTATACAACATGCAG CGAATGCAGTCGATACAACGAGGGTGAGGCCGCGGCTCAATGTTGGACGAACAGATTCGATCAACTGACCAAGGACAACTCGGTCCTAAAGGAGGCGATTCAAAGAGTGAACGCTCGGTTTGCTGGAG GCGGGTCACGAGTTGGAGTCTGTAGAGGAAATGTTTTCTGGACACAATGGTATAACTCGGATAGTCCAGGACATGGTTCATTGGGTGGTGATTCAGAAACACTTGCTCACGTGTTGTCGTCGTATCGAACCAGAGTGTGTCGCATACCGACCGGCATACAGGCTCGAATCGCCTCAA ATGATTTACCTTATGGTCGAGCAAATCAAACCCTTCTCATCACCCCACTTACTGGACTTATATGTTTGAATAAGGATCAAGATAACGGTCAATGTAGGGATTATAAAGTGAGGTATTGCTGTTCAG ATGCTGTCGGTCTTTGCCCGTTAAGACATGGATGGACACAGTTTTTCGACAACGACGACCCTCGAGGATTCGGTGATTTCGAATTGTTATCACGCATCAAGAGGCAAAACCCTGGCAGAGTTTGCTCAACCCCTGTTGCCATATCCGCGAGGTTACTCGATGGTAAGCCTTACCAGGAGGGTGGGAATATCCTTCAACTATCACCAAGCATCGGCCTCAGTTGCTTTAACTTCCAACAGGGCAGAAGGAATCGCTGCAAAGATTATCAAGTCAGATTTTGCTGTTCCG ATACCGTAGGGTTTTGTCCAAACAGAAGGATGTGGACGCGCTGGTTCGACACTAGAAACTCGGAAGGAGACCTCGAACATATTGACAGAATTCGTCAAACTCGACCCAGTTTTTGTCCCAACCCAATGGCGGTGAGGGCGCAGGTTTCGAACACACACCGATCATTCTACACGGGCGGTGATCAAGTACGATTGCTGCCGAATGTTGGGCTTATCTGCAGAAACTCTGAACAacgtaataataaaagttgttcAAACTACAGGGTCAAGTTTTGTTGCTCTACAAACTTGATCGAAGTTACATTAGCACCTGGGacaacgacaacaacaacaacaacaacaacaacaacaacaacaacaacaacaactgctgTACCAACTACAACTAGAGAATGGCGTTGGTGGTGGAATCGACCAAACAACGCCAGAACCAGAGGGTAG
- the LOC100182079 gene encoding PTB domain-containing engulfment adapter protein 1 isoform X2 — MVLGPNKWIHQDTTLLNHKVVYIAKFIGVIEASGPRGMAVVREAIQKLKFSHHIKHTEGNKAAKVELSINVHGLIITDVKTKGILHNIPLERVSFCADDKQDPRLFSFIARADDGKHYCYGLDSQHEANHITLAIGQSFQLAYTSVIKSDEGGVASKQVMDLNKRIQDLEKENFMLKHRISELEKDSIAQKENKSLEYTSHYVPSTPVVPVKDEFDMLAFLPPKPTLVKPSSPLQGNQTARTSKNLSASNSPTYHDTKNLLETNVDSIGDFMKLNEELNRFNEGFSKGLTMQEAESSLDAFDPLKLGK, encoded by the exons ATGGTTTTG GGCCCAAACAAATGGATTCATCAAGACACAACTTTGTTGAACCACAAAGTCGTTTACATTGCCAAG TTTATTGGTGTGATTGAAGCAAGCGGACCTCGTGGCATGGCAGTTGTAAGGGAAGCTATTCAAAAACTTAAGTTTTCCCATCATATTAAACACACTGAAGGAAATAAAGCAGCAAAAGTTGAGTTGAGTATCAACGTGCATGGGTTGATCATCACAGATGTGAAGACAAAA GGGATTCTTCACAACATTCCATTAGAGCGAGTATCGTTTTGTGCAGACGATAAACAGGATCCGCGCTTGTTTTCTTTCATTGCAAGAGCTGATGATGGAAAACATTATTGTTATGGACTGGATTCCCAACATGAG GCAAACCACATCACTTTAGCTATCGGTCAATCTTTCCAACTTGCTTACACAAGCGTTATCAAAAGTGATGAAGGAGGTGTTGCTTCTAAACAG GTTATGGATTTAAACAAACGGATACAAGATTTGGAAAAGGAAAATTTCATGTTAAAACATCGGATATCTGAGCTTGAAAAAGATTCAATCGCGcaaaaggaaaataaatcATTAGAATAT ACTTCCCACTATGTACCAAGCACACCTGTTGTACCGGTGAAAGATGAGTTTGACATGCTAGCATTCCTCCCACCAAAACCAACCTTAGTTAAACCTTCTTCTCCACTGCAAGGAAACCAAACCGCGAGAACCAGCAAGAACTTATCGGCTTCTAACTCGCCTACTTACCACGACacaaaaa ATTTGCTGGAAACAAATGTTGACTCAATTGGTGATTTCATGAAACTAAATGAAGAACTCAATAGATTTAAT GAAGGTTTTAGCAAAGGCCTTACAATGCAAGAAGCAGAAAGCTCGCTGGATGCGTTCGATCCTTTGAAACTTGGTAAATAA
- the LOC100182079 gene encoding PTB domain-containing engulfment adapter protein 1 isoform X1 has translation MVLGPNKWIHQDTTLLNHKVVYIAKFIGVIEASGPRGMAVVREAIQKLKFSHHIKHTEGNKAAKVELSINVHGLIITDVKTKGILHNIPLERVSFCADDKQDPRLFSFIARADDGKHYCYGLDSQHEANHITLAIGQSFQLAYTSVIKSDEGGVASKQVMDLNKRIQDLEKENFMLKHRISELEKDSIAQKENKSLEYTSHYVPSTPVVPVKDEFDMLAFLPPKPTLVKPSSPLQGNQTARTSKNLSASNSPTYHDTKNLLETNVDSIGDFMKLNEELNRFNSASKTKKSELIGNLLSSPTFSNFLQQLSSTLPHANQPASQNKSVSAQCSAESGKQGNKLINKAHGSGNKQRNLNRGEDFNRKMKILEEGFSKGLTMQEAESSLDAFDPLKLGK, from the exons ATGGTTTTG GGCCCAAACAAATGGATTCATCAAGACACAACTTTGTTGAACCACAAAGTCGTTTACATTGCCAAG TTTATTGGTGTGATTGAAGCAAGCGGACCTCGTGGCATGGCAGTTGTAAGGGAAGCTATTCAAAAACTTAAGTTTTCCCATCATATTAAACACACTGAAGGAAATAAAGCAGCAAAAGTTGAGTTGAGTATCAACGTGCATGGGTTGATCATCACAGATGTGAAGACAAAA GGGATTCTTCACAACATTCCATTAGAGCGAGTATCGTTTTGTGCAGACGATAAACAGGATCCGCGCTTGTTTTCTTTCATTGCAAGAGCTGATGATGGAAAACATTATTGTTATGGACTGGATTCCCAACATGAG GCAAACCACATCACTTTAGCTATCGGTCAATCTTTCCAACTTGCTTACACAAGCGTTATCAAAAGTGATGAAGGAGGTGTTGCTTCTAAACAG GTTATGGATTTAAACAAACGGATACAAGATTTGGAAAAGGAAAATTTCATGTTAAAACATCGGATATCTGAGCTTGAAAAAGATTCAATCGCGcaaaaggaaaataaatcATTAGAATAT ACTTCCCACTATGTACCAAGCACACCTGTTGTACCGGTGAAAGATGAGTTTGACATGCTAGCATTCCTCCCACCAAAACCAACCTTAGTTAAACCTTCTTCTCCACTGCAAGGAAACCAAACCGCGAGAACCAGCAAGAACTTATCGGCTTCTAACTCGCCTACTTACCACGACacaaaaa ATTTGCTGGAAACAAATGTTGACTCAATTGGTGATTTCATGAAACTAAATGAAGAACTCAATAGATTTAAT AGTGCAagcaaaacaaagaaatcgGAATTAATCGGAAACCTTCTTTCTTCACCAACTTTTTCCAACTTTCTTCAACAACTTTCTTCCACTTTACCACACGCTAATCAACCTGCTTCTCAAAACAAATCAGTTAGCGCACAATGTAGCGCTGAATCAGGAAAACaaggaaataaattaattaacaaagctCATGGGAGTGGAAACAAACAAAGGAATCTCAACAGAGGGGAAGACTTTaatagaaaaatgaaaatcttagaa GAAGGTTTTAGCAAAGGCCTTACAATGCAAGAAGCAGAAAGCTCGCTGGATGCGTTCGATCCTTTGAAACTTGGTAAATAA